In Hymenobacter volaticus, the genomic window GCTTTTTCTCTTCCCTTGATGCCGACAGCGAAGGCGAGGAAGGTAAATTCTATGTTTTCACCAGAGAAGAACTGCGCGAAATTCTGGACGACGAAGAACCGTTGGCCGCCGAGTACTACAATTGCACCGCGTTGGGTAACTGGGAACATGGGCGTAATATTCTGCATCGCCGCGCTTACAACAATGATTTTGCCGAGGCGCATCAGCTTACCCCCAGGTGGTAACTACGTTGGTAGAAGGCTGGAAACAGAAGTTGCTGGCTGCCCGCAACCAGCGCATCCGTCCTGGCCTCGACGACAAGATTTTGACTGGATGGAATGCGTTGATGCTACAAGGCCTGCTGGATGCTTACCAAGCTTTTGGTGAGCCTGAATTCTTAACGTTGGCACTTTGGAACGCACAGTTCATCGAGAACAAGCTGCGCAACGGAGCTGGCCTCTACCGCAACTACAAGAATGGCCGTGCCTCTATCAGCGCTTTTTTGGAAGACTATGCGCTAGTCATTCAGGCTTACATTAGCCTCTACGAAGCTACTTTTCAAGAGAGCTGGCTACACGAGGCCGAAGGCCTGACCGAATACGTGCTAGCTCACTTTTTCGACCCAGCAGAAGAACAGTTTTTCTACACCGACGATACCGAAGAAAAGCTCATTGCTCGCAAGAAAGAGTTGTTCGACAATGTAATACCTGCCTCCAACTCGGTAATGGCGCACAACTTGCATCGGCTGGGGCTTCACCTCGAAAACAGCCGTTATACTGAGCTAGCTACCACTATGCTGCGCCATATTCAGGCGCTGGTAGTGCAGGAGCCGCAGCACCTTACTAACTGGGCCGCGCTG contains:
- a CDS encoding thioredoxin domain-containing protein yields the protein MVTTLVEGWKQKLLAARNQRIRPGLDDKILTGWNALMLQGLLDAYQAFGEPEFLTLALWNAQFIENKLRNGAGLYRNYKNGRASISAFLEDYALVIQAYISLYEATFQESWLHEAEGLTEYVLAHFFDPAEEQFFYTDDTEEKLIARKKELFDNVIPASNSVMAHNLHRLGLHLENSRYTELATTMLRHIQALVVQEPQHLTNWAALYATHLKPTAEIAIVGPDVAALREELSREYLPNAVLAGTKSASELPLLRGREARDGKTTIYVCFNHTCQQPVHTVAEALTQM